The following are encoded in a window of Acidobacteriota bacterium genomic DNA:
- a CDS encoding BamA/TamA family outer membrane protein has translation MMGEWRRWRVGAAFVGLVALAATPAMGQQPTGETRAGLIAEQQAKKARTLHPYQPSRAEEIAIAIQERFLEPKDVSVFPYFDSAYAGGGLALGAGWRTFVSSYDTLAVRGSLTFSGYKRIESEWLAPRLFDRRGRLSVVGGWREATGVGFYGLGTGTTSSEARTNYGFQQPYASANLEVWPTRRLFVLGAGVELTRWKQREGSGRAPSVEEIYSRDTLPGLGASPTYVHARGSVALDWRDASGYSKRGGYYGVTLHSYADRDDLHSFRQVDYDVIQHLPLLRDTWVVSLRGRVQTTHTNDADVVPFFMMPSLGGSSSLRGFPSWRFRDLNSLLLSADWRVLANRFLDVALFCDAGKVTARRADLNFDGLKSDCGVGFRFHGPATTPLRVEFARSNEGLQLVFSANAAF, from the coding sequence ATGATGGGTGAATGGCGACGATGGCGTGTCGGTGCCGCGTTCGTGGGGCTCGTCGCGCTCGCGGCAACGCCTGCGATGGGCCAGCAGCCGACGGGCGAGACCCGGGCGGGGCTGATTGCCGAGCAACAGGCGAAGAAGGCCCGGACGCTCCACCCCTACCAGCCGAGCCGGGCCGAGGAGATCGCGATCGCGATTCAGGAACGGTTCCTCGAACCGAAGGACGTCAGCGTGTTTCCGTACTTCGACAGCGCCTACGCGGGTGGCGGGTTGGCGCTCGGCGCCGGCTGGCGGACCTTCGTCAGCTCGTACGACACGCTCGCGGTCCGCGGCAGCCTCACCTTCTCGGGCTACAAGCGCATCGAGTCGGAGTGGCTCGCGCCCAGGCTCTTCGACCGCCGCGGCCGGCTCTCGGTCGTCGGCGGCTGGCGCGAGGCCACCGGGGTCGGTTTCTATGGCCTCGGGACCGGGACCACCTCGTCGGAAGCCCGGACCAATTACGGCTTCCAGCAGCCCTACGCGTCGGCCAACCTTGAAGTGTGGCCCACGAGGCGGCTGTTCGTGCTCGGCGCTGGCGTCGAGCTGACTCGGTGGAAACAGCGGGAAGGGAGCGGGCGGGCTCCATCGGTCGAGGAGATCTACTCGCGCGACACCCTGCCCGGTCTCGGCGCCAGCCCGACGTACGTCCACGCCCGGGGCAGTGTGGCTCTCGACTGGCGCGACGCGTCGGGCTATTCGAAGCGCGGTGGGTACTACGGTGTCACGCTCCACAGCTACGCCGACCGCGACGACCTGCACAGCTTCCGCCAGGTGGACTACGACGTGATCCAGCACCTCCCGTTGCTGCGCGACACGTGGGTCGTCTCGCTCCGGGGACGCGTGCAGACCACCCACACCAACGACGCTGACGTCGTGCCGTTCTTCATGATGCCGTCGCTCGGCGGCAGCTCGAGCCTGCGCGGGTTCCCGAGCTGGCGGTTCCGTGACCTCAACAGCCTGCTGCTCTCGGCCGACTGGCGGGTGCTCGCCAACCGCTTCCTCGACGTGGCGCTCTTCTGCGACGCCGGCAAGGTCACGGCCCGTCGGGCCGACCTGAACTTCGACGGCCTCAAGAGCGACTGCGGCGTCGGCTTCAGATTCCACGGGCCGGCGACCACGCCGCTGCGTGTCGAGTTCGCCAGGAGCAACGAAGGCCTGCAACTCGTGTTCTCGGCGAACGCGGCGTTCTGA